In Tessaracoccus flavus, the following are encoded in one genomic region:
- a CDS encoding family 43 glycosylhydrolase, with amino-acid sequence MVDRYPHPVRRAMTAIAALVVSCSLLGTVASAQDPQDPKSHTSADNGDGTYSVPLFNADVPDMSVARVPAAENSEGRDVYYMLSTTMHLSPGAPIMKSYDLVNWETVNYVYDRLSMGDASSLRNGENSYGAGQWAGSLRYHDGKFYVGFNTNNVGGAYIFVTDDIEDGAWTRIALGHGYHDMSLFFDEADGGTPYIFHGAGRTSAVQLSDDLTEVVAQYPDIVTHTDFADEPAMTPAYEGQQVFFFDGYYYVPTITWPPGGGRQVVLLRSTELLGRYTAADGGNTYEAKQVLDSDGFAQGSLVPVTTDGQTSWHGFFFRDTFPVGRIPALIPATWQDGWPTFGDRGRVRVGDSFDHLITLPPELAAAQRLKSVVASDDFRNDAPHKPFRDEQWDLPAAPEVDESLIGVELLGNGDFESGEVAPWAVQYTADLEVAAVDGSQVLAVSGRVNNGSGPGQVLDGKVRNGVTYSSSMRVRYDEGPDTMRFIIGLSYGGGIKQAASAVAVRGEWTDVAGQFAVPDGDDVSDITLVVETPWGPNQTPADQVDYLVDDISFIGRAGVVEQPVEAEYAHNGSNLDLAWQWNHNPDNRYWSLTERPGWLRLTNGHTVTGTAVYSKAPERELAYFEEARNTLSQRTFGPKASAEIAMDVSGMLDGDVAGLATYTRSFAYAGVKRVDGELTLGVVQRLQPFADSFDQDAAEAFVPGTTVALGDAEVVHLKADADFESSPGQLWVQFRYSLDGQQWHDLGSPAGPLTMDWSLSHFMGYRFGIFNYALESTGGHVDVDHYLLSGTLSSDGLELDRALLDDSIAAAATFGESDLAPDQWEELQAVLARARAVTTPSTQNQIDAPALELAALLAQLRVDAAPEPSPSPTPTPTPTPSPSPSPSPTTSPSAPPTPGGSTGDVYDTPGFHRVGGRTWQTTCEPYSQTLRCRTDIWATTVEAVDGRFVQRTGWTFNNLTYLPLLTRQAWAGNPLGNAGEWTSDEGRRWRTECDTAATGRGGCRSYIWTDLVVSQQGADGVWQHRASQDWVFNNMVRFRN; translated from the coding sequence ATGGTTGATCGATATCCACACCCCGTGCGCAGGGCGATGACGGCCATCGCCGCACTGGTGGTCAGCTGCTCACTGCTCGGGACGGTTGCCTCGGCGCAGGACCCGCAGGATCCGAAGAGTCACACCAGCGCCGACAACGGTGACGGCACCTACTCGGTGCCGCTGTTCAACGCGGACGTGCCGGACATGAGCGTCGCCAGGGTGCCGGCGGCGGAGAACTCCGAGGGCCGCGACGTCTACTACATGCTGAGCACGACGATGCACCTCAGCCCCGGCGCCCCGATCATGAAGTCCTACGACCTCGTGAACTGGGAGACCGTCAACTACGTCTACGACCGGCTCTCGATGGGCGACGCGTCGTCCCTGCGCAATGGCGAGAACTCCTACGGCGCCGGCCAGTGGGCCGGTTCGCTGCGCTACCACGACGGAAAGTTCTACGTCGGGTTCAACACCAACAATGTCGGCGGCGCCTACATCTTCGTCACCGACGACATCGAGGACGGTGCCTGGACGCGGATCGCGCTGGGCCACGGCTACCACGACATGTCGCTGTTCTTCGACGAGGCCGACGGCGGCACCCCCTACATCTTCCACGGTGCCGGCCGCACCAGCGCCGTGCAGCTCAGTGACGACCTCACCGAGGTGGTGGCCCAGTACCCGGACATCGTCACCCACACCGACTTCGCCGACGAGCCGGCCATGACCCCCGCCTACGAGGGCCAGCAGGTCTTCTTCTTCGACGGCTACTACTACGTGCCCACCATCACCTGGCCCCCCGGCGGCGGCCGCCAGGTGGTCCTCCTGCGCTCCACCGAGCTGCTCGGCCGCTACACCGCCGCGGACGGCGGCAACACCTACGAGGCCAAGCAGGTGCTGGACTCCGACGGCTTCGCCCAGGGCAGCCTGGTGCCGGTCACCACGGACGGCCAGACCAGCTGGCACGGCTTCTTCTTCCGCGACACGTTCCCCGTGGGCCGCATCCCGGCCCTCATCCCGGCTACGTGGCAGGACGGCTGGCCGACGTTCGGTGACAGGGGGCGCGTCCGCGTCGGTGACAGCTTCGACCACCTCATCACGCTGCCGCCGGAGCTCGCGGCCGCCCAGCGGCTCAAGAGCGTCGTCGCCTCCGACGACTTCCGCAACGATGCACCCCACAAGCCATTCCGCGACGAGCAGTGGGACCTGCCGGCGGCCCCCGAGGTCGACGAGTCCCTCATCGGGGTGGAACTTCTCGGCAACGGCGACTTCGAGAGCGGCGAGGTAGCCCCGTGGGCGGTGCAGTACACCGCAGACCTGGAGGTGGCCGCTGTCGACGGCTCCCAGGTGCTGGCAGTCTCCGGACGCGTCAACAACGGCTCCGGCCCCGGCCAGGTGCTCGACGGCAAGGTGCGAAACGGCGTGACCTACTCGTCGTCGATGCGCGTGCGCTACGACGAGGGGCCCGACACGATGCGATTCATCATCGGCCTCAGCTACGGCGGCGGCATCAAGCAGGCTGCCAGCGCCGTCGCAGTGAGGGGGGAGTGGACTGACGTGGCGGGCCAGTTCGCCGTCCCCGACGGCGACGATGTGAGCGACATCACGCTGGTGGTCGAGACCCCCTGGGGGCCGAACCAGACGCCGGCCGACCAGGTGGACTACCTGGTCGACGACATCTCCTTCATCGGCCGGGCCGGCGTGGTGGAGCAGCCGGTGGAGGCGGAGTACGCCCACAACGGCTCGAACCTGGACCTGGCCTGGCAGTGGAACCACAACCCGGACAACCGCTACTGGTCCCTGACCGAGCGCCCCGGGTGGTTGCGCCTGACCAACGGCCACACCGTCACCGGGACCGCCGTCTACAGCAAGGCCCCCGAGCGCGAGCTCGCGTACTTCGAGGAGGCCCGCAACACCCTCTCGCAGCGCACCTTCGGCCCGAAGGCCTCGGCCGAGATCGCCATGGACGTCTCCGGGATGCTGGACGGCGACGTCGCGGGCCTGGCCACCTACACCCGCAGCTTCGCCTACGCGGGCGTGAAGCGCGTCGACGGCGAACTCACCCTCGGGGTGGTGCAGCGGCTCCAGCCGTTCGCCGACTCCTTCGACCAGGACGCGGCCGAGGCCTTCGTGCCCGGCACCACCGTGGCCCTGGGCGATGCCGAGGTGGTCCACCTCAAGGCCGACGCGGACTTCGAGAGCAGCCCGGGCCAGCTGTGGGTGCAGTTCCGCTACTCCCTCGACGGCCAGCAGTGGCACGACCTGGGCAGCCCGGCCGGCCCGCTGACGATGGACTGGAGCCTCTCGCACTTCATGGGCTACCGCTTCGGCATCTTCAACTACGCCCTGGAGAGCACCGGCGGCCACGTCGACGTCGACCACTACCTGCTCAGCGGGACGCTCAGCTCCGATGGGCTGGAGCTGGACCGGGCCCTGCTGGACGACTCGATCGCGGCGGCCGCCACCTTCGGGGAGTCGGACCTGGCCCCGGACCAGTGGGAGGAGCTGCAGGCCGTCCTCGCGAGGGCACGGGCCGTGACCACGCCGTCGACGCAGAACCAGATCGACGCCCCGGCGCTCGAGCTGGCGGCGCTGCTGGCCCAGCTGCGCGTCGACGCCGCCCCGGAGCCCAGCCCGTCGCCGACTCCGACGCCCACGCCCACCCCGAGCCCGTCGCCGAGCCCCTCGCCGACGACGTCCCCGAGCGCGCCGCCCACGCCCGGCGGCTCCACCGGCGACGTCTACGACACCCCGGGCTTCCACCGGGTGGGCGGCCGCACCTGGCAGACCACCTGCGAGCCCTACTCGCAGACCCTGCGGTGCCGCACCGACATCTGGGCCACCACGGTCGAGGCCGTCGACGGCAGGTTCGTCCAGCGCACCGGCTGGACCTTCAACAACCTCACCTACCTGCCGCTGCTCACCAGGCAGGCCTGGGCCGGCAACCCGCTCGGCAACGCCGGCGAGTGGACCTCCGACGAGGGCCGCCGCTGGCGGACCGAGTGCGACACGGCCGCCACCGGCCGCGGCGGCTGCCGCAGCTACATCTGGACGGACCTGGTGGTCTCCCAGCAGGGCGCCGACGGGGTCTGGCAGCACCGTGCCAGCCAGGACTGGGTGTTCAACAACATGGTCCGTTTCCGCAACTGA
- a CDS encoding substrate-binding domain-containing protein, whose protein sequence is MRSTLNAITTALAAAIAEGLAFDAVFAVTDAGAIGAFRALGEAGRVMPDDVQVVGFDNLALAPYLVPSLTTIEPDNDAMVDAVCELVLTSLGLDAPAATGDRGRVRMPTARIVRRESTRGPTRA, encoded by the coding sequence GTGAGGTCCACGTTGAACGCGATCACCACCGCACTCGCGGCCGCCATCGCAGAGGGACTCGCCTTCGACGCCGTGTTCGCGGTCACCGACGCCGGCGCCATCGGGGCCTTCCGGGCACTCGGGGAGGCTGGCCGGGTCATGCCCGACGACGTCCAGGTGGTGGGCTTCGACAACCTGGCCCTGGCGCCGTACCTGGTGCCGTCGCTGACCACCATCGAGCCCGACAACGACGCGATGGTCGATGCGGTCTGCGAACTGGTGCTCACCAGCCTCGGACTGGATGCTCCGGCCGCGACCGGGGATCGTGGCCGGGTCAGGATGCCCACTGCCCGCATCGTTCGCCGCGAGTCCACCAGGGGCCCCACCCGAGCCTGA
- a CDS encoding type II toxin-antitoxin system VapC family toxin, translating into MARFVVDAKTLLHVLESGRSVAAEHQLVAPASIRSQVMDLLLARVDAGDLTEKRALALHERLTETKLRLLNDRVSRRTAWDIARQHGRLTIRDAEYIALARLQADALVTIDADLADVATKSVPVAELDYLFQQSPIL; encoded by the coding sequence ATGGCCAGGTTCGTCGTCGATGCGAAGACTCTGCTGCACGTCCTCGAGAGCGGCCGATCCGTGGCAGCCGAGCATCAACTGGTGGCGCCCGCCTCGATCCGGTCGCAGGTCATGGACCTGCTGCTGGCGAGGGTCGACGCCGGGGACCTCACGGAGAAGCGGGCCCTCGCGCTGCACGAGCGCCTCACCGAAACCAAGCTCCGGCTCCTCAACGATCGCGTCAGCCGCCGCACGGCGTGGGACATCGCGAGGCAGCACGGCCGGCTCACCATCCGCGACGCGGAGTACATCGCGCTGGCAAGACTCCAGGCCGACGCCCTCGTCACAATCGATGCAGACCTGGCCGACGTCGCGACTAAGAGCGTGCCCGTGGCCGAACTCGATTATCTGTTCCAGCAGTCCCCCATTCTCTGA
- a CDS encoding SOUL family heme-binding protein, whose translation MTQEQPYDVLSSFRDFEVRRYPAHLVAEVGVDASFTRAGNEAFGVLVAYISGRNSTRGKVAMTAPVLQEQASAAIEMTSPVVQQPGGKSGRHVVAFVMPAEFTLDTLPTPADPRINVREVPAHVAAVRSFTGRWTEHVYELQLNELRGAVEQAGLEVSGPPLFARFDPPWTPWFRRRNEVVLPVGWNPPTRRDAKTTPR comes from the coding sequence ATGACGCAAGAGCAGCCCTATGACGTCCTCAGCAGCTTCCGTGACTTCGAGGTGCGCCGCTACCCGGCCCACCTGGTGGCTGAGGTCGGGGTGGACGCGTCGTTCACGCGCGCGGGCAACGAGGCCTTCGGCGTGCTGGTGGCCTACATCTCCGGCCGCAACAGCACCCGGGGCAAGGTCGCCATGACCGCGCCGGTGCTGCAGGAGCAGGCGTCGGCCGCGATCGAGATGACCTCACCCGTTGTCCAGCAACCAGGCGGCAAGTCAGGCCGACACGTCGTGGCCTTCGTGATGCCCGCCGAGTTCACGCTCGACACGTTGCCGACCCCGGCCGACCCGCGCATCAACGTTCGCGAGGTGCCCGCCCATGTGGCCGCGGTGAGGAGCTTCACCGGCCGCTGGACGGAGCACGTCTACGAATTGCAGTTGAACGAGCTTCGTGGCGCGGTGGAGCAGGCCGGCCTCGAGGTCAGCGGGCCGCCACTGTTCGCCCGCTTTGATCCACCCTGGACGCCGTGGTTCCGCCGTCGCAATGAGGTGGTGCTCCCCGTCGGGTGGAACCCTCCCACCCGACGCGATGCTAAGACCACGCCGCGCTGA
- a CDS encoding restriction endonuclease gives MYSPNAAYQAGRQVGRRYRHFAASDQDLFDAVRREIGPQIRPRDARLEREAAQHRNATVLLVMMTLASAGLRVGLVTFRDAEWMPAVGREFPLEALGWAMVALTSVTVLSWVLYLVASWRASRRIRKLRKSLLGAAYEGALQSFGEVGSTTADPAITAVVSEDRFFDDNQGSTAMSPRAAEHLAAYWMRTLGAVDAEVTRFRGDGGVDVTSSRYIAQVKHFSSNVGVAPIRELSGVVRLDGRRGLFFTTAGYSSGAIEFANASGIALFVMDWANGRLMAVNDIARALQRHRLEA, from the coding sequence ATGTACTCCCCGAACGCGGCATATCAAGCGGGACGTCAGGTGGGACGTCGGTATCGCCATTTTGCAGCTTCGGACCAGGACTTGTTCGATGCCGTCCGGCGTGAGATCGGCCCCCAGATTCGCCCGCGCGACGCACGCCTGGAGCGAGAGGCCGCTCAGCACAGGAACGCGACGGTCCTTCTGGTGATGATGACGCTGGCGTCGGCAGGCCTTCGTGTGGGATTGGTCACGTTCCGCGACGCCGAGTGGATGCCAGCTGTCGGCCGCGAGTTCCCGCTGGAGGCCCTGGGCTGGGCAATGGTTGCTCTGACCTCGGTGACGGTGCTGAGCTGGGTTCTGTACTTGGTGGCAAGCTGGCGGGCCAGCAGGCGGATCCGCAAGCTGCGCAAATCGTTGCTGGGTGCCGCCTACGAGGGTGCCCTCCAGTCGTTCGGCGAAGTGGGATCGACAACGGCTGATCCTGCGATTACGGCTGTCGTCTCAGAGGACAGGTTCTTCGACGACAATCAGGGCTCCACCGCTATGTCCCCCCGGGCTGCTGAGCATCTCGCTGCCTATTGGATGCGAACGCTGGGTGCAGTCGATGCTGAGGTCACCCGGTTCCGTGGGGACGGCGGCGTTGATGTCACCTCCTCCCGCTACATCGCCCAGGTGAAGCACTTCTCCAGCAACGTGGGAGTGGCGCCCATCCGCGAGTTGTCTGGCGTTGTACGTCTGGATGGGCGCCGCGGACTCTTCTTCACCACTGCAGGCTATTCGAGTGGAGCCATCGAGTTCGCCAACGCAAGTGGCATTGCACTGTTCGTCATGGACTGGGCCAACGGAAGACTCATGGCGGTCAACGACATTGCCCGAGCACTGCAGAGGCATCGGCTCGAAGCCTGA
- a CDS encoding ATP-binding protein — MEYARRILDDELDELFGQVPAIAVDGAKGVGKTTTAEQRVTGVVRLDSKAIRESIAAEPEQVLGRGRSLLIDEWQKVPEVWDVVRRAVDADPTGGQFLLVGSASPAPGATAHSGAGRIGRLRMRPMTLSERGVTQPTVSLRGLLGGGRGPLAGSCPLTLSDYVEEIVASGFPAMRRLVGRSRRFQLDSYLHNAVDRDVPEQGLAVRKPEAMLTWLRAYAAATATTASYAQILDAATPGQGDKPARSTSIAYRDVLSSLWLLDPVPAWAPTGSLLTRLGQTPKHHLADPGLAARLLGLSRDALLDGVGTSVGPQSGSVLGHLFESLVTLCVRVPAQAAEASVGHLRTRNGDHEVDLVVVRDDGRALAVEVKLANTVTDQDTKHLHWLADRMGDKLLDAVVINTGPNAYRRPDGIAVVPLGLLAP, encoded by the coding sequence ATGGAGTATGCGCGCCGGATTCTTGATGACGAGTTGGATGAGCTGTTCGGGCAGGTTCCGGCGATCGCGGTTGACGGGGCCAAAGGGGTGGGGAAGACCACGACTGCTGAGCAGCGGGTTACCGGAGTGGTGCGGTTGGACTCGAAGGCTATTCGTGAGTCGATCGCCGCGGAGCCGGAGCAGGTGTTGGGGCGTGGGCGTTCGCTGTTGATTGACGAGTGGCAGAAGGTCCCCGAGGTGTGGGACGTCGTGCGCCGTGCGGTGGATGCTGATCCGACGGGCGGGCAGTTCCTGCTGGTCGGCAGCGCCTCCCCGGCGCCGGGGGCCACGGCGCATTCCGGGGCTGGTCGGATCGGTCGGTTGCGGATGCGTCCGATGACCTTGTCCGAGCGGGGAGTGACGCAGCCCACGGTCAGCTTGCGGGGTCTGCTGGGTGGAGGCCGCGGACCCCTGGCCGGGTCCTGCCCGCTGACCTTGAGCGACTACGTGGAGGAGATCGTCGCTTCGGGTTTCCCGGCGATGCGACGATTGGTGGGGAGGTCGCGGCGGTTCCAGCTCGACTCCTACCTGCACAACGCAGTTGATCGTGACGTCCCGGAACAAGGGCTGGCGGTGCGGAAGCCTGAGGCGATGTTGACCTGGTTGCGTGCCTACGCCGCGGCGACGGCGACCACTGCGAGCTACGCGCAGATCCTGGATGCCGCCACTCCCGGGCAGGGCGATAAGCCGGCCCGCTCCACGTCGATCGCTTACCGTGACGTGTTGTCCAGTTTGTGGCTGCTGGACCCGGTGCCGGCGTGGGCGCCGACCGGGAGTCTGTTGACCCGGCTGGGGCAGACGCCTAAGCATCATCTTGCAGACCCGGGGCTTGCCGCGCGTCTCCTCGGCCTCAGCCGTGACGCTCTGCTTGATGGCGTTGGCACGTCGGTGGGTCCGCAGTCGGGCAGTGTTCTGGGTCACCTGTTTGAGTCGTTGGTGACCTTGTGTGTCCGGGTCCCGGCGCAGGCGGCGGAAGCCTCTGTCGGTCACCTGCGTACCCGCAATGGCGACCACGAAGTCGATCTGGTCGTCGTCCGCGACGACGGCCGAGCCCTGGCGGTCGAGGTGAAACTGGCCAACACCGTCACCGACCAGGACACCAAACACCTCCACTGGCTGGCCGATCGCATGGGCGACAAGCTGCTAGACGCAGTCGTGATCAACACCGGGCCAAACGCCTACCGGCGTCCTGACGGCATCGCTGTGGTCCCCCTCGGACTCCTCGCGCCGTGA
- a CDS encoding SDR family NAD(P)-dependent oxidoreductase, whose product MSNTSAPEPTAAPTTPTAGNGVDADDLAATLRVLGTIHELDEAHPDFVAVRRATGRMFKAVKRHRRGVRRAAIQDNDKAIVAGTATGAPDRIDDETRGLALTSGVEAPTAGTLMKARPCYICKQRYTLVDAFYHQLCPACAAMSHAKRAARTDLTGKRALLTGGRAKIGMHIALRLLRDGAHTTITTRFPRDAVRRFAAMPDAADWLHRLHVVGIDLRDPSQVIALADAVAARGPLDILINNAAQTVRRSPGAYAPLVDAESIPIPDGLWPDGRGPELLTFGHARDLHPLALAESVKAHPLLAAVDASVTGSESTHADAEAAARNAQRLTDMALAPGSSSLARLADGSAIDAGGLVPDLHDSNSWVQGIGEVDALEMLEVQLCNETAPFILISRLRPRLAEAARSVARGPARAYVVNVSAMEGVFERGYKGPGHPHTNMAKAAVNMLTRTSAREMFESDGILMTSVDTGWITDERPHPTKVRLAEEGFHAPLDLVDGAARVYDPIVRGQAGDDLFGVFLKDYAPSRW is encoded by the coding sequence GTGTCGAATACTTCAGCGCCCGAGCCCACTGCAGCACCCACCACGCCGACGGCCGGCAATGGAGTCGACGCTGACGACTTGGCCGCGACACTGCGGGTCCTGGGCACCATCCACGAGCTCGACGAGGCCCACCCCGACTTCGTGGCCGTCCGACGGGCCACCGGCAGGATGTTCAAGGCGGTCAAGCGCCACCGCCGTGGCGTCAGGCGAGCGGCGATCCAGGACAACGACAAGGCGATCGTCGCTGGCACAGCCACCGGGGCACCCGACCGCATCGACGATGAGACGCGGGGGCTGGCGCTCACGTCGGGCGTCGAGGCGCCGACGGCCGGGACGCTCATGAAGGCCCGGCCCTGCTACATCTGCAAGCAGCGCTACACGCTGGTGGACGCGTTCTACCACCAGCTCTGTCCCGCGTGTGCGGCCATGAGTCACGCCAAGCGCGCGGCGCGGACGGACCTGACGGGCAAGCGGGCGCTACTGACCGGCGGCCGGGCCAAGATCGGGATGCACATCGCGCTCCGGCTGCTGCGCGATGGCGCCCACACCACGATCACCACCCGCTTCCCGCGGGACGCGGTGCGACGCTTCGCGGCGATGCCCGACGCCGCCGATTGGCTGCATCGGCTCCATGTGGTCGGCATCGACCTGCGTGACCCGTCCCAGGTCATCGCCTTGGCCGACGCAGTGGCCGCACGGGGCCCGCTGGACATCCTCATCAACAACGCGGCCCAGACCGTGCGACGCTCGCCTGGTGCGTACGCGCCCCTCGTCGACGCCGAGTCGATCCCGATCCCTGATGGACTGTGGCCCGACGGCCGGGGTCCGGAACTCCTGACGTTCGGGCACGCACGGGACCTGCATCCTCTGGCCCTGGCGGAGTCGGTCAAGGCGCACCCGCTGCTCGCAGCGGTGGACGCGTCGGTCACCGGATCGGAGTCAACTCACGCGGATGCCGAGGCCGCCGCCCGCAACGCCCAGCGCCTGACAGACATGGCGCTGGCACCGGGCTCGTCGTCGCTGGCGAGGCTGGCCGACGGCTCAGCGATCGACGCGGGAGGGCTCGTTCCGGACCTTCACGACTCGAACAGCTGGGTCCAGGGCATCGGTGAGGTGGACGCGCTCGAGATGCTCGAGGTGCAGCTCTGCAACGAGACGGCGCCGTTCATCCTCATCAGCCGCCTGCGGCCGCGCCTGGCCGAGGCGGCGAGAAGCGTGGCGAGGGGTCCGGCTCGGGCGTACGTGGTCAACGTGTCAGCGATGGAGGGGGTCTTCGAGCGTGGCTACAAGGGTCCAGGCCACCCGCACACCAACATGGCGAAGGCGGCGGTCAACATGCTGACCCGGACGAGCGCGCGGGAGATGTTCGAGTCCGACGGCATCCTGATGACGAGCGTCGACACCGGATGGATCACCGACGAGCGCCCGCACCCCACGAAGGTACGACTGGCCGAGGAGGGGTTCCATGCGCCCTTGGATCTGGTCGACGGAGCCGCTCGGGTCTACGACCCGATCGTTCGCGGGCAGGCCGGCGACGACCTGTTCGGCGTCTTCCTGAAGGACTACGCGCCCTCACGCTGGTAG
- a CDS encoding AAA family ATPase, with amino-acid sequence MPVLTFDQSLPWRPQRVLVAGTSGSGKTTWASRIAHQLGVGHVEIDALYHGPNWTPRESFVEDVHALVGEEHWVTEWQYSSVRAVLASRADLMVWLDLPVATVMRQVTMRTLRRRLRREVLWNGNREPALWTVATEPDHIVRWAWKTRRRTAERIVALMNERPDLPVVRLTSHREARAWVAGPLAASSPGGMAYQREGA; translated from the coding sequence GTGCCTGTGCTCACCTTCGATCAGTCCCTTCCGTGGCGCCCGCAACGCGTGCTGGTGGCGGGGACCTCCGGGTCCGGGAAGACGACCTGGGCCTCTCGCATCGCACATCAGCTGGGCGTCGGTCATGTGGAGATCGACGCGCTCTATCACGGGCCCAACTGGACTCCCCGGGAGTCGTTCGTGGAGGACGTCCATGCGCTGGTGGGGGAGGAGCACTGGGTGACCGAATGGCAGTACAGCAGCGTCCGCGCCGTCCTCGCCTCCCGGGCCGATCTGATGGTGTGGCTGGATCTCCCCGTCGCCACCGTGATGCGTCAGGTCACGATGAGGACGCTGCGCCGTCGGCTGCGCCGCGAAGTGCTGTGGAACGGCAACCGCGAGCCGGCGTTGTGGACCGTGGCGACCGAACCCGACCACATCGTCCGCTGGGCGTGGAAGACCCGCCGCCGGACGGCCGAGCGCATCGTCGCGCTGATGAACGAACGCCCCGACCTGCCGGTCGTCCGGCTGACCTCGCACCGTGAGGCCCGCGCGTGGGTCGCCGGGCCGCTCGCGGCGTCGTCGCCCGGAGGCATGGCCTACCAGCGTGAGGGCGCGTAG
- a CDS encoding isochorismatase family protein, translated as MSWSLHSEIERRMDPTWKRVSKDKGSVVAGTDVARWLAERDVDTITIVGYMTNNCDIATAVGADELGLAAEILSDAPVATTQAWATAVTARHALPKSDLGTSATQGRAAFGA; from the coding sequence GTGAGCTGGTCGCTGCACTCCGAGATCGAGCGACGCATGGACCCGACGTGGAAGCGCGTCAGCAAGGACAAGGGCAGTGTCGTCGCCGGCACCGACGTGGCCCGGTGGTTGGCCGAACGTGACGTCGACACCATCACGATCGTCGGCTACATGACCAACAACTGCGACATCGCCACGGCAGTGGGCGCCGACGAGCTCGGCCTGGCTGCAGAGATACTCTCCGACGCCCCCGTCGCCACCACTCAGGCATGGGCTACGGCCGTCACCGCCCGCCACGCCCTTCCCAAGAGCGATCTGGGTACCTCCGCCACACAGGGTCGCGCGGCCTTCGGCGCATGA
- a CDS encoding ATP-binding protein, whose translation MVLDTLVPRRVGELLTGLVAVEPVIALHGPRSVGKSTVLRRFAADAGGSVLDLDDVEVREAVEGNLASVVAGAAPVCVDEYQRVPDILDALKARLNREGSLPGTAVITGSTRQDALPATAQALTGRLHSLTIWPLSQGEIAEVSENLIEVLPADPEGVVGRIPSSTTTRQDYVERVCAGGLPLALRRSGAARARWFDDFVRASVERDALELSRIRERQAMTDLLGLIAAQTGQLLNVSAAAERLGVSRATVEGHLRLLEDLFLVVRLPAWGKTLRSRVSVKPKVHVVDSGLAARLLRLTPDKLTRLDPASLTDFGHLLETFVVGEIRKQASWLDEPVALGHWRTSDGAEVDLVIEYDDGTVIAFEVKASERAPGGDFRGLGQLRDALGSRFAGGIILTTGTRSYTYADRLHVMPIDRLWTPVTPGAPQ comes from the coding sequence ATGGTCCTCGACACTCTCGTCCCGCGTAGGGTGGGTGAACTCCTGACGGGGCTGGTCGCGGTGGAACCCGTGATCGCTCTGCACGGCCCGCGCTCGGTGGGTAAGTCCACGGTGTTGCGGAGGTTCGCCGCCGATGCAGGAGGTTCGGTTCTCGACCTGGACGATGTCGAGGTGCGCGAGGCGGTCGAGGGGAATCTGGCCTCGGTCGTCGCTGGTGCGGCACCGGTGTGTGTCGACGAGTACCAGCGGGTGCCCGACATCCTGGATGCGCTCAAAGCGAGACTGAATCGCGAGGGCAGCCTACCCGGAACCGCCGTGATCACGGGATCGACCCGGCAGGACGCCCTGCCCGCAACGGCGCAGGCCCTCACGGGACGGTTGCACTCCCTGACCATCTGGCCGCTGTCCCAAGGTGAGATCGCGGAGGTGAGCGAGAACCTCATCGAGGTGTTGCCTGCCGATCCTGAGGGTGTGGTCGGCCGGATTCCCTCCTCGACGACGACGCGTCAGGACTATGTGGAGCGTGTCTGCGCCGGGGGCCTGCCCTTGGCCCTGCGACGCTCCGGCGCGGCCCGAGCCCGATGGTTCGATGACTTCGTGCGGGCATCGGTCGAGAGGGACGCTCTGGAGCTGAGCCGAATCCGTGAACGACAAGCCATGACCGACCTGCTGGGTCTGATTGCGGCACAGACCGGGCAACTGCTCAACGTCTCTGCTGCTGCTGAGAGGCTCGGCGTCAGTCGAGCCACCGTAGAAGGTCACCTGCGGCTGCTCGAAGACCTTTTCCTCGTGGTCCGGCTGCCAGCGTGGGGCAAGACCCTGCGCTCACGGGTCAGCGTCAAACCCAAGGTCCACGTCGTCGACTCCGGACTGGCCGCCCGGCTGCTTCGACTGACGCCAGACAAGCTCACCCGACTCGACCCGGCATCACTCACCGACTTCGGCCACCTGCTGGAGACCTTCGTCGTCGGCGAGATTCGCAAGCAGGCTTCCTGGCTCGACGAGCCCGTCGCCCTTGGCCACTGGAGGACCAGCGATGGTGCCGAAGTCGACCTGGTCATCGAGTACGACGACGGCACTGTCATTGCGTTTGAGGTCAAGGCCAGCGAACGCGCACCTGGCGGCGACTTCCGCGGTCTCGGTCAACTCCGCGACGCCCTCGGGTCCAGGTTCGCCGGGGGGATCATCCTCACGACTGGAACCCGTTCCTACACCTATGCCGACCGGCTGCACGTCATGCCCATCGACCGGCTGTGGACTCCCGTCACACCCGGGGCCCCGCAATGA